One Nevskiales bacterium genomic region harbors:
- a CDS encoding cytochrome c biogenesis protein CcdA, with product MRIELFYTPAAGGSPLFGAAMLTSFAIGRAIPLALAAAALERIEHMKPLGRYQRAFELTGSILLMLTGLYLLNGWFAFFPWLTW from the coding sequence ATGAGGATCGAGCTGTTCTACACGCCGGCAGCCGGCGGCTCGCCGCTGTTCGGCGCGGCGATGTTGACCAGTTTCGCCATCGGCCGCGCGATTCCCCTGGCTCTGGCGGCCGCCGCGCTGGAGCGGATCGAGCATATGAAACCGCTCGGACGCTACCAAAGGGCTTTCGAGTTGACCGGCAGCATCCTGCTGATGCTCACCGGCCTGTATCTGCTCAATGGCTGGTTCGCCTTTTTCCCCTGGCTGACCTGGTAG
- a CDS encoding heavy metal-responsive transcriptional regulator, producing the protein MLTIGKLAKAAGISPDALRYYEREGLLIPAGKTDSGYRLYGEDAVRRVRFIQHAQACGFTLAEIRDLLHLRQADGACCDDIKSRAIEKKLQLAAKIRAMQAMSAALDVLIAECSGGALPVDDCPILAALEAVSFEAKRAP; encoded by the coding sequence ATGCTGACCATCGGCAAGCTGGCAAAGGCTGCCGGTATCAGCCCCGACGCGCTGCGCTATTACGAGCGCGAGGGGCTGCTCATCCCGGCAGGCAAGACCGATAGCGGCTATCGCCTCTATGGCGAGGATGCGGTGCGGCGGGTGCGCTTCATCCAGCACGCCCAGGCTTGCGGCTTCACGCTCGCAGAGATTCGTGACCTGCTGCACCTGCGCCAGGCCGACGGCGCATGCTGCGACGACATAAAGAGCCGCGCCATCGAGAAGAAACTCCAGCTCGCCGCCAAGATTCGCGCCATGCAGGCGATGTCGGCCGCGCTCGACGTGCTGATCGCCGAGTGTTCGGGTGGGGCGCTGCCTGTCGATGACTGTCCGATCCTGGCGGCCCTGGAAGCGGTCAGCTTTGAGGCCAAGCGCGCGCCATGA
- a CDS encoding thioredoxin family protein, which produces MTAKRKVEVFSAGCPACTDVETLVKSLACSSCEVDVLDMRDLAVAQRAKALGVRSVPAVAIDGRLAGCCVDRGVDEASLRAAGLGQP; this is translated from the coding sequence ATGACTGCCAAGCGCAAAGTCGAGGTGTTCAGCGCCGGCTGCCCGGCCTGCACCGATGTCGAAACCCTTGTAAAAAGCCTGGCCTGCTCCTCGTGCGAAGTCGATGTGCTCGACATGCGCGACTTGGCCGTCGCACAGCGCGCGAAGGCGCTCGGCGTGCGCTCGGTGCCAGCCGTGGCGATCGATGGCCGGCTCGCCGGCTGCTGCGTTGATCGCGGTGTCGATGAGGCGAGCCTGCGCGCCGCCGGCCTCGGCCAGCCCTGA